The DNA segment GAATGGTTCTGCGATCGGATGTGCTTTCTGTCCCGTTAATGCAATTTAACATCTTAATCTCCGGTATTTTGGACAAAGTTAACCAGAATTTCTTGATTTTCTTTGATGTAATTATGTGCCAGAGCGATGAGCCTATTGATATTATCATCTGTGGCATCGTCCATCATATCTTTGTTGATGATTGGTTGTAAGCGCAGATAACGAGGTGAAGATCGATCTTCAAGTTCTGGGGAACTCATTACCTGCCGAGTGATGTAATCGTTAACGTCAGCAGAAGCATCAAACAATACTTGAATCAAGCGTCCTTCCCATATCCATTGCCCTACTCCCCAGCCGCGCACTTTTTCAAAGGTAATTGGGTTATTTGAATTTCCTGTCCCAATTGAGAGGAGTGATATTTCTTGAATGGGATTATCTAGTCGGAGTGCTTCTGCAAGGGCACAAGCTGCGGGGTTATTGGCACCGACGCCGCCGTCAATAAGGGAATAATCTTTGTCTTGGGTTTTCAGCAGATGTGCGGGGAAATAAGTTGGGGCAGATGAGGAAGATACGCACACTTCCCACAGGGGTGAATCTGCCCAAGGTTTGTATTTTTGCCAGCTCTTAAAAATGATAGTTTGGCGATCGATTGTGTCGTAAGCAGTAATTAACAGTCGTGGCGATGTGTCGATATCGGATATTTTTGTGCTGCCAAACTGTTCTTTGAGAGCGTTAATTAGTCCTTGGTCGGAAAATTTAGGGGCAGACGGGCCATATTGCAATATCAATGGTAACCGCTGGGGTGACCAGCGACTGGTGTAGGGGAAGATGCTTTTGCCTTTTCGCTTGTAGAGTTGGAGAATTTCCTCGCTTTTTCGTCCTGTGGCGATCGCAGCTGCCAAAATCGATCCGGTGGATGTGCCTGCAATTAGGTGAAAGTATTGATTTAAGGGCCGATCGATCAGGTTTTCGACTTCTGCGAGGATAACTGCTTCCATGACGCCCCGAATACCGCCGCCGTCTAAGCTTAATATGCGAAATGCCATTGTTTTTACCTTTTCATAGAATTATTGCTGTTTCGATCTGGTGATGTCGATGCAGATCTTACCGCCAAAGTCGGGAATAGGGGCTGAGGGCTTTGTCACCCTAACTCGGACTTGGGTTACTTTCTCTGCTTCCAGGATGCTGGATGCGATCGCACAAGCCAATGTTTCCACCAAGGCAAACTTAGATGATTTCACCAACTGCTTTACTGTGTCAATTGTGGTGCGGTAATCTAGCGTGTCTTCTATGGCGTCGCTTTTACCCGCTACGGACAAATCCAACCATAAGCTGACATCTACCTCAAACCACTGTCCCAACACCTGTTCTTCTGGCAAGTAGCCGATGTAACCGTAGCAGCGAATTTCAGTAACGTGAATGCAATCCATAATTAGGGGCTAGGGGCTAGGGGCTAGGGGCTAGGGGCTAGGGAAAGAGGGGGGAGGGGGAGAGGGGGAGAGGGGGAGAATGACTAAGGGCTAGGGAAAGAGGGGGAGAGTGGGGGAGAATGACCACTGACCACTGACAACTGACAACTGACTAATGACTAATGACTAATGACTAATGACCAATGACCAATGACCAATGACCAATTACAAGTCTTGATGAGTAAAGGATTTGGCATTTTTACCAGTGTAAGTGGCGGCAATGTGACCGTTGCCGATAATTTGATACTTGTAAGTTACCAGTCCTTCTAAACCAACGGGACCGCGAGGGGGCATTTTTTGGGTGCTGATTCCTACTTCTGCGCCAAAGCCGTAACGAAAGCCATCGGCAAAACGAGTAGAACAGTTGTGGTATACTCCTGCGGCATCAACTTGGGCGAGGAAAGTAGCGGCGGCGGCGGGATCTTCGGTGATAATGGCTTCTGTATGCCGGGAACCGTAGTTGTTGATGTGGGCGATCGCATCTTCTAAGGAATCGACCATTTTGATCGAGAGAATCAAATCGGTGTATTCGGTTGCCCAATCTGCTTCATTTGCAAGCGATATATTTAAAATTTTGCGGGTTGATTCATCGCCTCGTAATTCTACGTGACGAGTTTGTAAGGCAGCCGCAACCAAAGGCAGAAAATCTGGAGCGATCGACTTGTGAACTAGCAAAGTTTCGATCGCGTTGCAGGCAGCTGGATACTGAGTTTTAGCATCAACTGTAATATTTACTGCCTTCACGATATCCGCTGCTTCATCTATATAAAGATGACAAATTCCTTCGGCATGACCAAGTACGGGAATACGAGTATTTTCCTGCACAAATCTGACAAAAGAATTGGAACCCCTGGGAATAATTAAATCGATGTATTCATCCAACTTCAACATTGCCAAAGTTTCTTCTCTAGTAGTTAGCAATTGGACAACTGCTGGGGAAACATCCGTGTATCCCAACCCAAGATGAATTGCCCTTACTAAAGCTTGACAAGTGCGAACGGCTTCTTGTCCGCCTTTGAGGATGACACCGTTACCGGATTTGATGGCTAAACTGGTAATTTGCATTACTGCATCGGGACGCGCTTCAAAAATGACCCCCAAAACCCCCAGCGGACAGCTAATTCGCTTGAGAATTAATCCATCATCAAGTTGGCGGTGAATATCTACGACGCCGATCGGCTCTGGCAAACGGCCCACATCTCGCAGACCTGCGATCGCAGCCTTCAACTTAGTTTCATCCAACTTTAGCCGCGCTATCAGGGGTTTGGCAATTTTTGCTACCTCGGCGGCTTCACAATCTGCTGCATTCGCGGCCAAAATCTCAGAAGTTGCCGATTCTAAGGCTTGGGCCACAGCTTCGATCGCTTCATTTTTGGTGTCAGAGGAAAGCACCGCCAGCAGTCGCGCTGCTTGGCGGGTTTGTTGGGCGATCGAAGTCAGGGAAGAAGAGGCAATTTGCGAGGTAGTCATAGACATTATTTGACTTGCAGCGTATAGTCCAAGCTTAGTACAACAGACAAGAGTTGTTTTACAGGGTAGTGTGGTGGGAGTAGCTAAGACGTTAAAGTTTATAGACCCCGGTTCTGCTGAGGACATAATTCGATATCTGGAATTACTACAGGTATTGGTAACGCGGAACCTGAAGGTGCGTTATCGGGGGTCATTTCTGGGTGTGTATTGGTCGCTGTTGAATCCGCTGCTGATGACGGGGGGGTATACGGCGATTTTCGGGATGGCATTTACGTCCTACTATCACAACTCGCTGTTCAAATATATGCTGGAAGTGTTTGTAGGGCTGGTGACGATCAACTTTTTTTCGGCTTCTACTACCCAAGCGTTACCGAGTGTGGTATGCAACGGGGCGCTGCTGAATAAGATTCGTTTGCCAGTGAGCGTTTTCCCGATGTCGATGATTGTGGCGAATGTGTTTCAGTTTGTCAGCGGTTCGTTACCGTTGCTGGCTCTAGCAGCTTTGGTGACATCCAAGAGTTTGCTGAATGTGGTGGCGCTGCTGTTGCCATTAATTTCCCTAGCTTGCTTGTGTACGGGAATCGCGTTTGTGGTAAGTGCTATGTTTGTGTTCTTTCGGGATTTGCCCTATTTTTATGAGTTGGTGGTGGCTGTGCTGTGGTTTGGTTCTCCGATATTTTACCCAGCGGCGATCGTACCCGCCAATATCCGTCCGTTCTTGGTGTTCAACCCCATAGCCATGATTATTGAGAGCATTCGTCAGATTGCTTTGTCAGGACACCCCCCCAATTTCGCCTTAATAGGTGGGTCTTTGCTCAGTAGTTTGCTGGTTTTAGCTGTAGGATGGAAATTATTTTATAGCTGGCAACACCAGTTCATGGATCTGCTATAGATGTACGCGATTTGTCTGGAGCAAGTTTCCCTGTGGCGACGGACACAAGAGGAATTTTCTTATGACTTGAAGAGAACGATGCTGTCC comes from the Argonema galeatum A003/A1 genome and includes:
- a CDS encoding CBASS cGAMP-activated phospholipase produces the protein MAFRILSLDGGGIRGVMEAVILAEVENLIDRPLNQYFHLIAGTSTGSILAAAIATGRKSEEILQLYKRKGKSIFPYTSRWSPQRLPLILQYGPSAPKFSDQGLINALKEQFGSTKISDIDTSPRLLITAYDTIDRQTIIFKSWQKYKPWADSPLWEVCVSSSSAPTYFPAHLLKTQDKDYSLIDGGVGANNPAACALAEALRLDNPIQEISLLSIGTGNSNNPITFEKVRGWGVGQWIWEGRLIQVLFDASADVNDYITRQVMSSPELEDRSSPRYLRLQPIINKDMMDDATDDNINRLIALAHNYIKENQEILVNFVQNTGD
- the folB gene encoding dihydroneopterin aldolase, with product MDCIHVTEIRCYGYIGYLPEEQVLGQWFEVDVSLWLDLSVAGKSDAIEDTLDYRTTIDTVKQLVKSSKFALVETLACAIASSILEAEKVTQVRVRVTKPSAPIPDFGGKICIDITRSKQQ
- a CDS encoding glutamate-5-semialdehyde dehydrogenase, whose amino-acid sequence is MTTSQIASSSLTSIAQQTRQAARLLAVLSSDTKNEAIEAVAQALESATSEILAANAADCEAAEVAKIAKPLIARLKLDETKLKAAIAGLRDVGRLPEPIGVVDIHRQLDDGLILKRISCPLGVLGVIFEARPDAVMQITSLAIKSGNGVILKGGQEAVRTCQALVRAIHLGLGYTDVSPAVVQLLTTREETLAMLKLDEYIDLIIPRGSNSFVRFVQENTRIPVLGHAEGICHLYIDEAADIVKAVNITVDAKTQYPAACNAIETLLVHKSIAPDFLPLVAAALQTRHVELRGDESTRKILNISLANEADWATEYTDLILSIKMVDSLEDAIAHINNYGSRHTEAIITEDPAAAATFLAQVDAAGVYHNCSTRFADGFRYGFGAEVGISTQKMPPRGPVGLEGLVTYKYQIIGNGHIAATYTGKNAKSFTHQDL
- a CDS encoding ABC transporter permease; protein product: MGVAKTLKFIDPGSAEDIIRYLELLQVLVTRNLKVRYRGSFLGVYWSLLNPLLMTGGYTAIFGMAFTSYYHNSLFKYMLEVFVGLVTINFFSASTTQALPSVVCNGALLNKIRLPVSVFPMSMIVANVFQFVSGSLPLLALAALVTSKSLLNVVALLLPLISLACLCTGIAFVVSAMFVFFRDLPYFYELVVAVLWFGSPIFYPAAIVPANIRPFLVFNPIAMIIESIRQIALSGHPPNFALIGGSLLSSLLVLAVGWKLFYSWQHQFMDLL